A stretch of the Clarias gariepinus isolate MV-2021 ecotype Netherlands chromosome 26, CGAR_prim_01v2, whole genome shotgun sequence genome encodes the following:
- the pabpn1 gene encoding polyadenylate-binding protein 2 isoform X3: MEEEAEKLKELQNEVEKQMNLSPPPAGPVIMSIEEKIEADGRSIYVGNVDYGATAEELEAHFHGCGSVNRVTILCDKFTGHPKGFAYIEFADKESVRTAMALDESLFRGRQIKVGAKRTNRPGISTTDRGFPRARFRSRGGSFSSRARYYSGYTPPRGRGRAFRFQDQWRLSTPPPPVAAAPPTVSPSSLSLSAPSIPLSTLMWGGGGGAQGDPRPIYYNNKR; encoded by the exons atggaggaggaAGCAGAGAAACTGAAGGAGCTCCAGAACGAAgtggagaaacagatgaaccTTAGTCCTCCTCCCG CTGGTCCTGTCATCATGTCCATTGAAGAGAAGATAGAAGCAGATGGAAGATCAATTTATGTTGGAAAT GTGGATTACGGAGCAACAGCAGAGGAGCTCGAAGCTCATTTTCATGGCTGtggctctgttaatagagtcactATCTTGTGTGACAAATTCACAGGACACCCGAAAGG gtTTGCATATATCGAATTTGCAGACAAGGAATCGGTAAGAACAGCAATGGCACTGGATGAGTCCTTATTCCGAGGAAGGCAGATAAAG gtCGGAGCAAAGAGAACGAATCGACCCGGCATCAGCACCACAGACCGCGGGTTTCCTCGGGCCCGGTTCCGCTCACGTGGAGGAAGTTTCTCGTCTCGGGCTCGGTATTACAGCGGATACACACCACCCAGAGGAAGAGGACGGGCCTTCAG GTTTCAGGACCAGTGGAGGCTGAGTACTCCTCCTCCCCCTGTGGCTGCAGCGCCCCCTACAGTCTCACCatcgtctctttctctctctgctccctCTATCCCTCTATCCACACTCATGTGGGGGGGCGGGGGTGGGGCACAGGGTGACCCTCGGCCCATTTACTACAACAACAAACGTTAA